Part of the Pseudomonas sp. Leaf58 genome is shown below.
TGCCCCTTTCGTACACCTTGTGCAGGCTGGCCCGCTCGATGCGCTTGCCACGTACCACGCCGTTCATGTCGGAGATCAGTAGGTCAACGTACTGCGTGTCCGGATGGGCCTGGAGGAAGTCATTCATCTCGCTGGAAGAACTGGCGCACGGGGTTACCGACGTCATGGCTGTACATCCTATGATTTGCTGCGGCGATGTGGGGATACGGCTGGCGCCTCACGGGCGACGATGGTTGCAGCTGTTGTTGTTTTCACTTTCCCATCGTGGGGATTGGTTGCCCGACCGGACGCATTGATTCCGGGGGGCCGTTTCACTATAAAATGGCCCTGACGCAACAGACATTGGCAATTCGGCAAGCAGAGCGTGCACCAATGCAATATCAGATTACCCACGCCGACCTCTCCCTGGTCCTGGCACTGGAACGTGGTCGCTCGCTGGCGAAGGCCGCCGAGCTGCTCAAAGTCGACGTTTCGACCGTTTTCCGCTCGATCCGCCGGCTAGAATCGGCACTCGGTACTGCGCTGTTTGTAAAAAGCCGCAAAGGCTACCTGCCAACCGACACTGCCCAGGCCTTGGCCGAACAGGCCGAACGTGCCGAACAGGCGCTGGAGGCGGCGCGTATTGCCATGACCAGTGGCGAACAAGTGGTCAGCGGCACGGTGCGCCTGACCTGTACCGAGGCGGTGATGCACAGCCTGCTGCTGCCGGCACTGGCCGAATTCATGCCCAACTACCCGGCCCTGTCGCTGGAGATGGGCACTTCCAACACCTTCGCCAACCTCAGCCGGCGCGACGCCGACATTGCCCTGCGCCTGACCAACACGCCGCCGGAGCACCTGGTGGGCCGCAACCTGGGGTCCACCTCCTACGTGGTCTGCGGCCAGCCGCAGTGGCGTGAGCGCCTGGCCGAGGCGCCCGCCAGCGTGCCGTGGATTGCCCCCGACGACTCGATGCAGGATCACCCCACCGTGGTCTGGCGCAACCAGCAGCACCCGGGGTTGAGCCCGCGCTACCAGTGCAGCGGCATGTCGACCATCGCCCAGCTGGTCACCGCCGGGCTGGGCGTGGCGGCGCTGCCGGACTACATGGTGCACGCACTGCCCGGCGTGGATGCCCTGACCGGGCCGCTGCCGGGTTGCGATACCCAATTGTGGTTGCTGACCAGGCCAGATTGCCGGGCATTGCGCTCGGTACAGACTTTGTTCGAAGAGCTGACCCCGCGGTTGCGCGGCGCGATGCTCTGAGGTTATCGTCAGGCTCATGCGGTAGGGTGTCTGTTCCGCCCCTTTCGCGGGCACACCCGCGCCAAGGGCGCCCGCGAACAAGCGAACAGCGGTCCACCCCGACAAAACAGCGCTTCCCTATTGGCTGGTGATTTTTTAAACTATCGAGTCCGCCTGCCCATTATTGGGCTGCACGCCCACCGCATTTGCTACTGAGGAAGACCATGGCCCGCGTAACTGTTGAAGACTGCCTGGAACACGTGGATAACCGCTTTGAGCTGGTCATGCTCTCGACCAAGCGCGCTCGCCAGCTGGCGACCGGCGGCAAAGAGCCACGCGTAGCGTGGGAAAACGACAAGCCAACCGTTGTAGCCCTGCGTGAAATCGCCGAAGGCATCGTCACCAACGAGTTCATCGCCGCTGAAGAGATCGTCACCGAGGATCCGGTCTTCGCCGCGTTCGAGGACGAGAACAACGAGGCTGTCTGATTGATGCCAGGTCGACGTCGTACGGCGCAAGGCCCTCTTCCTCGGCAGGAGGTGAACCCATGCCGGGTATAGAAGCTTTGGCCGAACGGCTGTCGACCTATCTTGGCCCCGAACAGGTCAACCTGGTTCGGCGCGCCTATTTCTACGCCGAACAGGCCCACGATGGGCAGCGCCGCCGCAGTGGCGAACCCTACGTGACCCACCCGCTGGCCGTGGCCAGTATCCTCGCCGACATGCACATGGACCATCAGAGCCTGATGGCGGCCATGCTGCACGACGTGATCGAAGACACCGGCATCGCCAAGGAAGCCCTCAGCCAGCAATTTGGCGAGACGGTGGCTGAACTGGTCGATGGGGTCAGCAAGCTGACCCAGATGAACTTCGAGACCAAGGCCGAGGCGCAAGCTGAAAACTTCCAGAAAATGGCCATGGCCATGGCCCGCGATATCCGCGTGATCCTGGTCAAGCTGGCCGACCGCCTGCACAACATGCGCACCCTGGAAGTGCTGTCCGGCGAAAAACGCCGGCGCATCGCCAAGGAAACCCTCGAAATCTATGCCCCCATCGCCAACCGCCTGGGGATGCACACCGTGCGCGTGGAGTTCGAGGACCTCGGCTTCAAGGCCATGCACCCGATGCGCTCGTCGCTGATTCACCGGGCGGTGAAAAGCGCACGCGGCAACCGTAAAGAGATCGTCGCCAAGATCGAACACTCGCTGGCCAACTGCCTGGCTGCCGACGGCATTCAGGGCGAGGTCAGCGGCCGGCAGAAACACCTCTATGGCATCTACAAGAAGATGCGTGGCAAGCGCCGCGCCTTCAACGAAATCATGGACGTGTACGCCTTCCGCATCATCGTCGACAAAGTCGACACTTGCTACCGCGTGCTCGGCGCCGTGCACAACCTGTACAAGCCGCTGCCCGGTCGCTTCAAGGATTACATCGCGATCCCCAAGGCCAACGGCTACCAGTCGTTGCACACCACGCTGTTCGGCATGCACGGCGTCCCCATCGAAATCCAGATCCGCACCCGCGAAATGGAAGAGATGGCCAACAACGGCATTGCCGCACACTGGCTGTACAAGTCCAATGACGAAGAGCAGCAAAAGGGTAGCCACGCCCGCGCCCGCCAGTGGGTCAAGGGCATCCTCGAGCTGCAGCAACGTGCGGGCAACTCGCTGGAATTCATCGAGAGCGTGAAGATCGACCTGTTCCCGGACGAGGTCTACGTGTTCACGCCAAAAGGCCGCATCATGGAGCTGCCCAAAGGCTCCACGGCCGTCGACTTCGCCTACGCGGTGCACACCGACGTTGGCAACAGTTGCATCGCCTGCCGCATCAACCGCCGCCTGGCACCGCTGTCCGAACCGCTGCAAAGCGGCTCGACGGTGGAAATCGTCAGCGCCCCGGGGGCACGGCCGAACCCGGCCTGGCTCAACTTCGTGGTTACCGGCAAGGCGCGCACGCATATCCGCCACGCGCTCAAGCAGCAGCGTCGCTCCGAGTCCATCAGCCTGGGCGAGCGCCTGCTGAACAAAGTGCTCACCGGCTTCGACAGTAGCCTGGAGAAGATCCCCGAGGAGCGTATCCAGGCAATCCTCGCCGAGTACCGCCTGGAAGTGATCGAAGACCTGCTCGAGGACATTGGCCTGGGCAACCGCATGGCCTACGTGGTGGCGCGCCGCCTGCTGTCGGCCGACGGCGAGCAGCTGCCGGCGCCAGAAGGCCCGCTGGCGATCCGCGGTACTGAAGGCCTGGTGCTGAGCTACGCCAAGTGCTGTACGCCGATCCCGGGTGACCCGATCGTCGGCCACCTCTCGGCCGGCAAGGGCATGGTGGTGCACTTGGAAAACTGCCGCAACATCAGTGAAATCCGCCACAACCCAGAGAAGTGCGTACAACTCTCCTGGGCCAAGGACATCACCGGCGAGTTCAATGTCGAGCTGCGGGTCGAACTGGAGCACCAGCGCGGCCTGATCGCGCTGCTGGCCAGCAGCGTCAACGCCGCCGACGGCAACATCGAGAAGATCAGCATGGACGAACGCGACGGCCGTATCAGCGTGGTCCAACTGGTGGTCAGCGTGCACGACCGTGTGCACCTGGCGCGTGTGATCAAGAAGCTGCGTACCCTGACCGGTGTGGTCCGCATCACCCGCATGCGTACGTAGTCCGCCAACCGCAAGGAGTCATCATGAGCAAGACCGTCATCAACAGCGACAAGGCCCCTGCCGCCATCGGCACCTACTCGCAGGCGATCAAGGCCGGCAACACCGTGTACATGTCGGGCCAGATCCCGCTGGACCCAAAGACCATGGAACTGGTCGAAGGCTTCGAAGCGCAGACCGTGCAGGTGTTCGAGAACCTCAAAGCCGTGGCTGAAGCCGCTGGCGGTTCGTTCAAGGACATCGTCAAGCTGAACATCTTCCTCACCGACCTGAGCCACTTCGCCAAGGTCAACGAGGTGATGGGCCGCTACTTCGAGCAGCCGTACCCGGCCCGCGCCGCCATTGGCGTTGCCGCGCTGCCAAAAGGCTCCCAGGTCGAAATGGACGCCATCCTGGTCATCGAATGATGCCGCGGTGACGGGCGCCCTGCCCGTCACCTTCCCTTCTCTGCAAGGTTACCCCGTCATGCGTCAAGCATTGCCCCTCGCGCTGGCAGCCCTGCTACTGGGCGGCTGCGCCAGCCACAAACCCGAAGATTTCAACGGTACCTGGATCAACCAGGACGCCATCACTGCGGCCGTCAAGGGCGGCAGCCTGCGCCAGGCGCTCAATGAGCACGGTCCGGTGTTCGAGTGGAAGCTCGACGTCACCAACCAGCAGGCCAGCTTCAGTAATGGTTTCGAGGCGGCCGACGGCCAGCTGAGCGCCAATGACAAGCAGTGGCAGGCCAGCTTCCAGGGCGGCCAAACCGAGCAACTGTCGCTCGATGGCAATAAACTGCAAGCCGTCGATCAACGCGGCGCCAAACAGACCTTCGTGCGCACCAAGGCGCCAGCAGCGGCCAATGCGCCACTGGGCAGCAGCTTCGAGAAGGCGCTGTACCAGGCCTACTTGGGCGGCAGCTGGAAGATCATCGAAGGCCAAGGCAAAGGGGCCAGCGTCAGCTTCAGCGATACGGGCAGCGTCACCGGCCTGCCAGGGCCAGACCGTTTCGCCCTGTGCCTGGCAGGCGACTGCGCGACCATGGGCGGCAGCAATGACAGCCTGTGGCTGGAGCGTAACCAGCGTGGTGCGCCGTTCATCCTCAAGCGCGATGGCGACACGCTGGAGATCTTCCAGGCAGTGAACCGTGCGCAGCCGGATGAAATGCCAGTGCTGGCGGCCGGCAAGCGCCAGTGGGTGCTGGAGCAGGACTGACCCCTGCTTCGAGCCCCGCCTCTTTTGGGGAGCAACGGTCTCGCTGGAACGCTGAAAGCCTGGGTAATCCTTGTGGCAGCGGCACGCCCGCTCCCACAGGGGACCGCATTAGGTTTGGCGCTAGTTTTTCCCCTCAAGGATCGCCGCATAGCCTTCCTTGTAACTCGGATACGCCGGCGCCCAACCCAACGCCCGCACCCGGGCATTGCTGCAGCGCTTGCTGCCGGTGCGCCGCACCCGCTGCTCATCGGACCATTCGGTAACACCCATGTACCCACGCAGCCAGGCCACCACATCGGCCAGCGGTGCCGGGTCGTCGTCCACGCCGATGTAGCAGGTGTCCAGCACCTTGCCAGCGGCATCGGCTTGCAACAAGAACGCTAACAGGCTGGCAGCATCTTCGGCATGAATGCGGTTGCCATACAGCGGCGGGTCTTCGGCCACGCAGTAGCCTTGGCGCACCTGGCTGAGCAGCCACTCACGGCCGGGGCCATAGATGCCAGTCAAGCGCACCACACTCGCCGGGATGCCGCTGGCCAGTGCCAGCCGCTCAGCCTCCAGCATCACCCGCCCGGAATAACCCTCTGGCTCGGTGGCCGCGCCTTCCTCGATCCACTCGCCCCCCTTCTGCGCATATACGCTGCTGCTGGAGACGAACAGCAAGCGACGCGGCCGCTGGTTGCGCTCGGCCAACCAGGCCAGCACATGGCGCAAGCCTTCGACATACGCCGCCTGGTAACCCGCCTCGTCGTGTTGGCTGGCCGCCACGCAGTACACCAGGTAGTCCAACGCACCCTGTGGCCAGGCTTGCGGTATCGATGAATCGGCCAGGTCCGCGGCAACCGGTTGCACGCCAGCAGGCAGCTGCCCAACCGAACGGCGCAGGCCGCTAACCTGCCAGCCGCGCGCCACCATCTGCCGCGCCAGGCGCCCACCTACATCACCACAACCCACCACCATTACGGAAAGGTCTGACATCTCTAAACTCCCTAGACCATTGATCAGCCCGGCCACGCTACAGGATGGGCGGTTAGACCATAGGCGAAAAAAGCAACAAGATTGCTTTTGTTAACAAGAATTACTTGCAATAATGGCCGCCAATTTGTTCTCGGCCTACCTCGAGGCCTTGGAGAACGCTCACTTTTTCTTCATCAGGTCCGGCCAGCATGACACGTAATCAACCTTCCGCTTCGCCAACCCCGTCGCGCGCCTGGCGCGCCATCGCCGCGCTGACGCTCAGCTTGGTGCTGGCCCCGGTGGCCATGGCCGATGAGCCAACCGCCACTACCGCCACGCCTGCTGCCGCTACTGCACCTGCGGCTCCAGCCGCTGCCCCGGCTGCCGCCCCGGTTGCGGTAGACCCAAGCGTTGAAGCGCTGGTTGAAGACACTTCCCTGGGCATGGCCCACGACTTGTCCCCATGGGGCATGTACAAGAACGCCGACATCGTGGTGAAGATCGTCATGATCGGCCTGGCCATCGCTTCCATCATCACCTGGACCATCTGGATTGCCAAAGGCTTCGAACTGATGGGCGCCAAGCGACGCCTGCGGGGTGAAATTGCCCAACTGAAGAAATCGGCCAGCCTGAAAGAGGCCAGAGATGTCTCCAACAAGGAAGGCACCCTGGCCCACACCTTGGTTCACGACGCCCTCGAAGAAATGCGCCTGTCGGCCAACGCCCGCGAAAAAGAAGGTATCAAAGAACGCGTAAGCTTCCGCCTGGAGCGCCTGGTGCACGCCAGCGGCCGGACCATGAGCAGCGGCACCGGGGTACTCGCCACCATCGGTTCCACCGCGCCATTCGTCGGCCTGTTCGGTACCGTTTGGGGCATCATGAACAGCTTCATCGGCATCGCCAAGACCCAAACCACCAACCTGGCCGTGGTCGCCCCTGGTATCGCCGAAGCCCTGCTGGCCACCGCCTTGGGCCTGGTCGCTGCAATCCCGGCCGTAGTCATCTACAACGTCTTCGCACGCTCCATCGCCGGCTACAAGGCCCAAGTGTCCGACGCCTCCGCCCAAGTGCTGCTGCTGGTCAGCCGTGACCTGGACCACCAGGGCAGCGAGCGCGCCGTCCCGCACATGGTGAAAGTGGGGTAAGCCATGGGCCTGCATCTCAACGAAGGTGGCGACGACCTCGCCGAAAACCACGAAATCAACGTTACGCCGTTCATCGACGTGATGCTGGTGTTGCTGATCATCTTCATGGTGGCAGCGCCCTTGGCCACGGTCGACATCAAGGTCGACCTGCCGGCCTCAACTGCCAAACCGGCACCGAGGCCCGAGAAACCGGTGTTTGTCAGCGTCAAGGCCGACCAGAAGCTGTATGTCGGCGACGATCAGGTCTCTGCCCCCGACCAGCTTGGCCCGATGCTCGACGCCAAGACCAAGGGTGACAAGGAAACCACCATCTTCTTCCAGGCCGACAAAGGTGTGGATTACGGTGACCTGATGGAAGTGATGAACAACATGCGCGCGGCCGGCTACCTGAAAGTCGGTCTGGTAGGTCTCGAGACGGCAGCCAAGAAATGACAAAACCGCGCTCAAACGTGGCGCGCTACGGTGGCAGCCTGGCGATCGTGCTGGGCGTGCACGTGGTCGCCGTGCTGCTGACGCTCAACTGGTCGGTGCCCCAGGCCATCGAGCTGCCCCCGGCAGCCATGATGGTCGAGCTGGCACCGTTGCCAGAACCTGCGCCACCACCCCCTCCAAAAGCAGCGCCGCAGCCACCGGCACCGGTCGAAGAACCGCCCTTGCCAAAGCTGGCGGAGGCGCCCAAACCGAAAATCGCCATCGCCAAGCCGCCCAAGCCAAAGGCCAAGCCCCAGCCGCCGAAGCCCGAGAAAAAGCCTGAGCCGCCCAAGGAAGCACCACCCACCGAGCAAACGGTAGACGCACCGCCCAGCAATACGCCACCGCAGAAGTCTGCGGCACCGGCACCGAGCATTGCGTCCAACAGCAACGCCCTGCCAACCTGGCAGAGCGACCTGCTGCGCCACCTGGCCAAGTACAAGCGTTACCCGGAAGACGCGCGCCGTCGCGGCCTGCAAGGCATCAACCGCCTGCGCTTCGTGGTCGACGCCGAAGGCAAGGTGGTGTCTTACGCCATGGCTGGGGGTTCGGGCAGTGCAGCCCTGGACCGAGCGACCCTGGAAATGATCCGTCGGGCCGGCACGGTACCCAAGCCGCCACCCGAGTTGCTGAACAACGGCACCATCGAAGTGGTGGCACCGTTCGTCTACTCGCTGGACCGCCGCTGAGACTTTTGTTTCTGTCACAAATCGGCAAGTCTGATAACGTGCGTCTATCGATTGCAGCCGCTATGCTGGGCCCGCAACTTCATGGACGCACGTTATGACCCTCACAGAATTACGCTACATCGTCACACTCGCCCAGGAACAGCACTTCGGCCATGCCGCCGAACGCTGCCACGTGAGCCAGCCGACCCTGTCGGTCGGTGTGAAGAAGCTCGAGGATGAGCTTGGCGTGTTGATCTTCGAGCGCAGCAAGAGCGCAGTACGCCTGACCCCAGTCGGCGAAAGCATCGTCGCCCAGGCACAAAAGGTTCTGGAGCAGGCCCAGGGCATTCGCGAGCTGGCCCAGGCCGGTAAAAACCAGCTGACCGCCCCGCTCAAGGTCGGTGCCATCTACACCGTCGGCCCCTACCTGTTCCCCCACCTGATCCCGCAACTGCACCGCGTAGCGCCGCAGATGCCGCTGTACATCGAAGAAAACTTCACCCACGTGCTGCGCGAGAAGTTGCGCAACGGCGAACTGGACGCGGTGATCATCGCCCTGCCGTTCAACGAAGCCGACGTGCTGACCCTGCCGCTGTACGACGAACCGTTCTGCGCCCTGATGCCAGCCGACCACCCTTGGACGGCGAAAAAGACTATCGACACCGCCATGCTCAACGACAAGAGCCTGCTGCTGCTCGGTGAGGGCCACTGCTTCCGCGACCAGGTACTGGAAGCCTGCCCGACCCTGAACAAGGGCGGTGAAGGTTCCAGGCACACCACGGTCGAGTCCAGCTCATTGGAAACCATCCGCCACATGGTAGCCTCGGGCCTTGGCGTGTCGATCCTGCCGCTGTCGGCAGTCCACAGCCACCACTACGCCCCCGGCGTCATCGAAGTACGCCCGCTGACCGCACCGGCGCCGTTCCGCACCGTGGCCATCGCCTGGCGCGCCAGCTTCCCGCGGCCGAAGGCCATCGAGATTCTCGCCGACTCGGTCCGCCTGTGCTCGGTCGCCAAAACCCCTGCGGAACAACCGGCCTGAGCCATGAGTGAGCTGTCGAAGGTCCCGGTCACGGTCCTCAAAGGGGTGGGCGATGCCATGGCGGAAAAACTCGCCAAGGTCGGCCTGGAGAACCTGCAAGACGTGCTGTTCCACCTGCCGCTGCGCTACCAGGACCGCACCCGTGTGGTGCCGATCGGCCAACTGCGCCCGGGCCAGGATGCGGTAATCGAGGGGGTGGTCAGTGGTACCGACGTGACCATGGGCAAGCGCCGCAGCCTGGTGGTACGCCTGGGCGACGGCAGCGGCGTGCTGACGTTGCGCTTCTATCACTTCAGCAACGCGCAAAAAGAAGGCCTCAAGCGTGGCACCCACCTGCGCTGCTACGGTGAAGCCCGTCCCGGTGCATCGGGGTTGGAAATCTACCACCCTGAGTACCGCGCGCTGAATGGTGACGAGCCAGCACCACCGGTCGAACAGACCCTGACGCCGATCTACCCGTCCACCGAAGGCCTCACCCAACAACGGCTGCGGCAGTTGTGCCAGCAAAGCCTGGGCATGCTCGGCCCGCGCAGCCTACCCGACTGGCTGCCGGACGAGCTAGCCCGGGACTACCAGCTGGCGCCGCTGGACGACGCCATCCGCTACCTGCACAACCCACCGGCCGACGCCGACCTCGAAGAATTAGCTTTGGGCCATCACTGGGCTCAGCACCGCCTGGCCTTCGAAGAACTGCTGACCCATCAGCTGTCGCAGCAACGCCTGCGCGAAAGCCTGCGCAGCTTGCGTGCGCCGGTACTGCCCAAGGCCACCCGCCTGCAGGCACAATATTTAGCCAACCTGGGCTTCCAGCCGACCGGCGCGCAGCAACGGGTAGCCAACGAAATTGCCTATGACCTCAGCCAGCACGAACCGATGATGCGCCTGGTGCAAGGCGACGTTGGTGCCGGCAAGACCGTGGTTGCTGCCCTGGCCGCCCTGCAGGGCCTGGAGGCCGGTTATCAGGTTGCACTGATGGCGCCCACCGAGATCCTCGCCGAGCAGCACTACATCACCTTCAAACGCTGGCTGGAACCGCTGGGCATCGAAGTGGCCTGGCTGGCCGGCAAGCTCAAAGGCAAAGCCCGAGTCGCTGCCATGGAGCAAATCGCCAGCGGTGCGCCGATGGTGGTCGGCACCCACGCACTGTTCCAGGAGGAGGTGAAGTTCAAGCACCTGGCGCTGGCAATCATCGACGAACAGCACCGTTTTGGCGTGCAGCAACGCCTGGCCCTGCGCAAGAAGGGCGTGGCCGGCGAACTGTGCCCACACCAGTTGATCATGACCGCCACGCCAATTCCGCGCACCCTGGCCATGAGCGCCTACGCCGACCTGGACACTTCGGTACTCGACGAACTGCCACCCGGGCGCACCCCGGTGAATACGGTGCTAGTGGCCGATAGCCGCCGCTTCGAAGTGGTCGAGCGGGTACGCGCCGCCTGCGCCGAAGGCCGTCAGGCCTATTGGGTGTGCACCCTGATTGAAGAATCCGAAGAGCTGACCTGCCAGGCGGCCGAAAGCACCTACGAGGAGCTTGGCAGCGCGTTGGGCGAGCTTCGTGTAGGGCTGATCCACGGGCGTATGAAGCCGGCGGAAAAAGCCGAGATCATGGCCGAGTTCAAGGCCGGCAACCTTCAGTTGCTGGTAGCCACCACGGTCATTGAGGTGGGCGTGGACGTGCCTAACGCCAGCCTGATGATCATCGAGAACCCCGAACGCCTGGGCCTGGCCCAATTGCACCAGCTGCGCGGTCGGGTTGGCCGCGGCAGCGCCGTCAGCCATTGCGTGTTGCTCTACCACCCACCGCTGTCACAAGTCGGCCGCGAGCGCTTGGGGATCATGCGAGAAACCAACGACGGCTTCATCATCGCCGAGAAGGACCTGGAATTGCGTGGCCCAGGCGAGATGCTCGGCACCCGCCAGACCGGGCTGCTGCAGTTCAAGGTCGCCGACCTGATGCGTGATGCCGACCTGCTGCCGGCAGTGCGCGACGCCGCCCAGGCCTTGATCGCACGTTGGCCAGACCACGTCAGCCCACTGCTTGATCGCTGGCTGCGCCATGGCCAGCAATACGGCCAAGTGTGACGCTAGTCCCACAATGGATCCAGATTTGTCCCGAGGCTGGTTATAC
Proteins encoded:
- the exbB gene encoding tonB-system energizer ExbB, which produces MTRNQPSASPTPSRAWRAIAALTLSLVLAPVAMADEPTATTATPAAATAPAAPAAAPAAAPVAVDPSVEALVEDTSLGMAHDLSPWGMYKNADIVVKIVMIGLAIASIITWTIWIAKGFELMGAKRRLRGEIAQLKKSASLKEARDVSNKEGTLAHTLVHDALEEMRLSANAREKEGIKERVSFRLERLVHASGRTMSSGTGVLATIGSTAPFVGLFGTVWGIMNSFIGIAKTQTTNLAVVAPGIAEALLATALGLVAAIPAVVIYNVFARSIAGYKAQVSDASAQVLLLVSRDLDHQGSERAVPHMVKVG
- a CDS encoding energy transducer TonB; the protein is MTKPRSNVARYGGSLAIVLGVHVVAVLLTLNWSVPQAIELPPAAMMVELAPLPEPAPPPPPKAAPQPPAPVEEPPLPKLAEAPKPKIAIAKPPKPKAKPQPPKPEKKPEPPKEAPPTEQTVDAPPSNTPPQKSAAPAPSIASNSNALPTWQSDLLRHLAKYKRYPEDARRRGLQGINRLRFVVDAEGKVVSYAMAGGSGSAALDRATLEMIRRAGTVPKPPPELLNNGTIEVVAPFVYSLDRR
- a CDS encoding LysR family transcriptional regulator, whose protein sequence is MQYQITHADLSLVLALERGRSLAKAAELLKVDVSTVFRSIRRLESALGTALFVKSRKGYLPTDTAQALAEQAERAEQALEAARIAMTSGEQVVSGTVRLTCTEAVMHSLLLPALAEFMPNYPALSLEMGTSNTFANLSRRDADIALRLTNTPPEHLVGRNLGSTSYVVCGQPQWRERLAEAPASVPWIAPDDSMQDHPTVVWRNQQHPGLSPRYQCSGMSTIAQLVTAGLGVAALPDYMVHALPGVDALTGPLPGCDTQLWLLTRPDCRALRSVQTLFEELTPRLRGAML
- a CDS encoding RidA family protein; this translates as MSKTVINSDKAPAAIGTYSQAIKAGNTVYMSGQIPLDPKTMELVEGFEAQTVQVFENLKAVAEAAGGSFKDIVKLNIFLTDLSHFAKVNEVMGRYFEQPYPARAAIGVAALPKGSQVEMDAILVIE
- a CDS encoding hydrogen peroxide-inducible genes activator produces the protein MTLTELRYIVTLAQEQHFGHAAERCHVSQPTLSVGVKKLEDELGVLIFERSKSAVRLTPVGESIVAQAQKVLEQAQGIRELAQAGKNQLTAPLKVGAIYTVGPYLFPHLIPQLHRVAPQMPLYIEENFTHVLREKLRNGELDAVIIALPFNEADVLTLPLYDEPFCALMPADHPWTAKKTIDTAMLNDKSLLLLGEGHCFRDQVLEACPTLNKGGEGSRHTTVESSSLETIRHMVASGLGVSILPLSAVHSHHYAPGVIEVRPLTAPAPFRTVAIAWRASFPRPKAIEILADSVRLCSVAKTPAEQPA
- the rpoZ gene encoding DNA-directed RNA polymerase subunit omega, yielding MARVTVEDCLEHVDNRFELVMLSTKRARQLATGGKEPRVAWENDKPTVVALREIAEGIVTNEFIAAEEIVTEDPVFAAFEDENNEAV
- the spoT gene encoding bifunctional GTP diphosphokinase/guanosine-3',5'-bis pyrophosphate 3'-pyrophosphohydrolase: MPGIEALAERLSTYLGPEQVNLVRRAYFYAEQAHDGQRRRSGEPYVTHPLAVASILADMHMDHQSLMAAMLHDVIEDTGIAKEALSQQFGETVAELVDGVSKLTQMNFETKAEAQAENFQKMAMAMARDIRVILVKLADRLHNMRTLEVLSGEKRRRIAKETLEIYAPIANRLGMHTVRVEFEDLGFKAMHPMRSSLIHRAVKSARGNRKEIVAKIEHSLANCLAADGIQGEVSGRQKHLYGIYKKMRGKRRAFNEIMDVYAFRIIVDKVDTCYRVLGAVHNLYKPLPGRFKDYIAIPKANGYQSLHTTLFGMHGVPIEIQIRTREMEEMANNGIAAHWLYKSNDEEQQKGSHARARQWVKGILELQQRAGNSLEFIESVKIDLFPDEVYVFTPKGRIMELPKGSTAVDFAYAVHTDVGNSCIACRINRRLAPLSEPLQSGSTVEIVSAPGARPNPAWLNFVVTGKARTHIRHALKQQRRSESISLGERLLNKVLTGFDSSLEKIPEERIQAILAEYRLEVIEDLLEDIGLGNRMAYVVARRLLSADGEQLPAPEGPLAIRGTEGLVLSYAKCCTPIPGDPIVGHLSAGKGMVVHLENCRNISEIRHNPEKCVQLSWAKDITGEFNVELRVELEHQRGLIALLASSVNAADGNIEKISMDERDGRISVVQLVVSVHDRVHLARVIKKLRTLTGVVRITRMRT
- the exbD gene encoding TonB system transport protein ExbD codes for the protein MGLHLNEGGDDLAENHEINVTPFIDVMLVLLIIFMVAAPLATVDIKVDLPASTAKPAPRPEKPVFVSVKADQKLYVGDDQVSAPDQLGPMLDAKTKGDKETTIFFQADKGVDYGDLMEVMNNMRAAGYLKVGLVGLETAAKK
- the recG gene encoding ATP-dependent DNA helicase RecG codes for the protein MSELSKVPVTVLKGVGDAMAEKLAKVGLENLQDVLFHLPLRYQDRTRVVPIGQLRPGQDAVIEGVVSGTDVTMGKRRSLVVRLGDGSGVLTLRFYHFSNAQKEGLKRGTHLRCYGEARPGASGLEIYHPEYRALNGDEPAPPVEQTLTPIYPSTEGLTQQRLRQLCQQSLGMLGPRSLPDWLPDELARDYQLAPLDDAIRYLHNPPADADLEELALGHHWAQHRLAFEELLTHQLSQQRLRESLRSLRAPVLPKATRLQAQYLANLGFQPTGAQQRVANEIAYDLSQHEPMMRLVQGDVGAGKTVVAALAALQGLEAGYQVALMAPTEILAEQHYITFKRWLEPLGIEVAWLAGKLKGKARVAAMEQIASGAPMVVGTHALFQEEVKFKHLALAIIDEQHRFGVQQRLALRKKGVAGELCPHQLIMTATPIPRTLAMSAYADLDTSVLDELPPGRTPVNTVLVADSRRFEVVERVRAACAEGRQAYWVCTLIEESEELTCQAAESTYEELGSALGELRVGLIHGRMKPAEKAEIMAEFKAGNLQLLVATTVIEVGVDVPNASLMIIENPERLGLAQLHQLRGRVGRGSAVSHCVLLYHPPLSQVGRERLGIMRETNDGFIIAEKDLELRGPGEMLGTRQTGLLQFKVADLMRDADLLPAVRDAAQALIARWPDHVSPLLDRWLRHGQQYGQV
- a CDS encoding SDR family oxidoreductase, which produces MSDLSVMVVGCGDVGGRLARQMVARGWQVSGLRRSVGQLPAGVQPVAADLADSSIPQAWPQGALDYLVYCVAASQHDEAGYQAAYVEGLRHVLAWLAERNQRPRRLLFVSSSSVYAQKGGEWIEEGAATEPEGYSGRVMLEAERLALASGIPASVVRLTGIYGPGREWLLSQVRQGYCVAEDPPLYGNRIHAEDAASLLAFLLQADAAGKVLDTCYIGVDDDPAPLADVVAWLRGYMGVTEWSDEQRVRRTGSKRCSNARVRALGWAPAYPSYKEGYAAILEGKN